The following are from one region of the Vanessa cardui chromosome 3, ilVanCard2.1, whole genome shotgun sequence genome:
- the LOC124543680 gene encoding organic cation transporter protein-like produces MAKATDAPDAPDARAASAPDDVSSQNNDTIPMTGNSNTSDVENETVKGDQNVLSVSSDEKQFQKNNNNSNESVLEVETDIKKENRNEIQRDDRDIIFDNKATGDVKDDVHDASCVNVKHNNYKEFDDVIMNDESESGKKNNAPSKKTYQDSAEALEEALVQLGHFGLYQRYALFLLCIPNLFSAMYTLNYVFVADQVPFRCLIKECEGQGSYFGNDTIQELLPEDQCRRYTPAALDQLSCAREDYLNTTEACKSFLYENMDTIYAEFGLACNEWQRTLVGTVRNAALPFSLILTGYTSDGWGRRTAFCIFSGFAGALGIIKSFAPNYQLYLAMEFFEAALGYGFNGAAYVMMVELARPSLRATFACATGVGYGLGGVLFAFIASRVPYWRDLLRTIHAPALLLPMYWFLLDESTRWLHATRRTERAIAAIRKVARWNKITLDEELLTAAGKTNDVEVKSEGNPWMSLIRSRVLMLRFAACSWCWVAAAFVYYGLTISSVSLSGDKYTNFALTMAMEIVASLLIMMALERFGRKRSIFVAFLLCGVSCVTPYFTSHTGTGLGLFFVGKLAITFAFNSLYVFTTELFPTGVRSSALAAVSLVGRLGSILAPQTPLLSVPVQAMLYGACSGSAALLVLCIPETRRVPLPQHVKNAEKLRAPEPTLSIPISTHL; encoded by the exons ATGGCGAAAGCAACAGACGCGCCCGACGCGCCCGACGCCCGCGCTGCGAGCGCACCCGACGATGTGTCCAGTCAAAATAACGATACAATTCCGATGACCGGCAACTCAAACACAAGTGATGTCGAAAATGAAACAGTAAAAGGTGATCAGAACGTATTAAGTGTTTCCAGTGACGAAAAACAGTTtcagaaaaacaataataactcCAACGAAAGTGTCCTCGAAGTGGAGACCGACATTAAAAAGGAAAATCGGAATGAAATTCAACGAGATGACCGTGACATCATATTCGATAACAAAGCTACAGGAGATGTCAAAGATGATGTGCACGACGCGAGCTGCGTTAATGTTAAACACAATAACTATAAAGAATTTGATGATGTAATAATGAATGATGAAAGTGAAAGCGGCAAAAAAAACAATGCACCGTCTAAAAAGACATATCAAGATTCTGCGGAGGCGCTGGAAGAAGCCTTGGTGCAGCTGGGCCACTTCGGCCTCTACCAGCGCTATGCACTGTTTCTTCTGTGCATCCCAAACCTGTTTTCCGCCATGTACACACTTAATTATGTATTCGTAGCTGACCAAGTTCCTTTTCG ATGCCTCATAAAGGAATGTGAAGGCCAAGGAAGTTACTTCGGCAACGACACAATTCAGGAACTGCTGCCCGAAGACCAGTGTCGCCGTTACACGCCGGCGGCACTTGATCAGCTCAGCTGCGCTCGAGAAGACTACCTGAACACGACCGAGGCGTGCAAGTCGTTCCTGTACGAGAACATGGACACGATCTATGCTGAG TTCGGTCTGGCATGCAATGAATGGCAGCGGACGCTGGTGGGCACGGTGCGGAACGCTGCTCTGCCGTTTTCGTTGATTCTTACTGGATACACCTCGGACGG ttggGGTCGTCGAACTGCATTTTGCATCTTTTCCGGGTTTGCTGGCGCACTTGGAATCATCAAGTCATTTGCGCCAAACTACCAGTTATACCTCGCTATGGAATTTTTCGAGGCCGCACTCGGCTATGGGTTTAACGGCGCCGCTTACGTGATGA TGGTGGAGCTGGCGCGTCCTTCTTTGCGCGCGACTTTTGCGTGCGCGACCGGCGTCGGCTACGGGCTCGGGGGCGTCCTGTTTGCGTTCATCGCAAGCCGCGTCCCTTATTGGCGCGATTTACTTCGCACTATCCATGCACCCGCGTTGCTCTTACCGATGTACTGGTTTCTATTGGACGAGAGCACGCGCTGGCTGCACGCCACGCGGCGGACGGAACGCGCTATAGCCGCTATACGTAAAGTAGCACGGTGGAACAAA ATTACATTGGACGAAGAGCTTTTGACGGCCGCAGGGAAAACAAACGATGTGGAAGTAAAATCTGAAGGGAACCCGTGGATGAGCTTAATAAGGTCACGCGTGCTGATGCTACGATTCGCGGCGTGCTCGTGGTGCTGGGTGGCCGCCGCCTTCGTGTACTACGGACTTACCATAAGCTCGGTGTCCCTGTCTGGTGATAAGTACACCAACTTCGCACTTACCATGGCAATGGAGATCGTCGCGTCTCTACTCATCATGATGGCCCTGGAGCGGTTCGGTCGCAAACGAAGTATATTCGTGGCGTTCTTGCTGTGTGGGGTATCATGTGTAACTCCATACTTTACTT CCCACACCGGCACGGGACTGGGTCTGTTCTTTGTGGGCAAACTGGCGATAACGTTTGCCTTCAACTCGCTGTACGTGTTCACGACGGAGCTGTTTCCGACGGGCGTGCGCTCCTCCGCGCTCGCCGCCGTCTCGCTCGTCGGCCGCCTCGGGTCCATACTCGCGCCGCAAACGCCGCTACTC AGTGTTCCCGTGCAAGCGATGTTATACGGCGCGTGTTCGGGGTCCGCGGCGCTGCTGGTGCTCTGCATACCAGAGACACGGCGGGTGCCGCTCCCGCAGCATGTAAAGAATGCGGAGAAATTGCGCGCCCCCGAACCGACTCTCAGTATACCCATTTCTACACACCTTTAA
- the LOC124543681 gene encoding major facilitator superfamily domain-containing protein 8: MIINSTDVTRGRLWKNMEWLKSLVGRKERAEGATALDTGDALESAQERRERWRSVYVIYFTMFQMSLGFSIVLTGVWPYLDKLQPGSSKEALGLAVGASPLGQLAASPLLGLWANRAGSARAPMLATLALFVLASTLYAQLHLTRPHAHHWMLAARALVGISSANVAVARSYLSAATRESERTRAVAGASLAQVLGFVVGPAMQAAAAPLGPGEPYPPPGSYAQPLRLDMYTAAGWINAVLGLINFILFMPFCFKEKKIAAREAMLAQGKETEKEALKAIKPDYVSSWTLVAAFFVLVFNFVLLETLATSLTMDQFAWSKKQALEYMGALMSAGALVACAVFALIGPLTKIFEERALLLWGGFLLTGMASVFCIPWGPGPPPLAPESLEASGGCPQSSQPWCATSRGLTLTQFLLGYTCVSIGYPLGVTLIQTIFSKVLGPRPQGVWMGVLTGAGCVSRALGPVFVSAVYARRGPDATFASTAALTFAALAALRLVYARLRPPPAPAAPRELRPFAAPDAAPDAAPDAAPGAGA, encoded by the exons atgataataaattCAACTGATGTTACGAGAGGTCGTCTGTGGAAAAATATGGAGTGGTTGAAGAGTCTGGTGGGGCGCAAGGAGCGCGCGGAGGGTGCGACTGCGCTGGATACGGGGGATGCGCTGGAGTCTGCGCAGGAGCGCCGCGAGCGGTGGCGCAGCGTCTACGTCATATACTTCACCATGTTTCAGATGTCTCTCGGGTTCAGCATCGTCCTGACAGGCGTCTGGCCGTATCTAGATAAG CTCCAGCCCGGCTCGAGTAAGGAGGCGCTAGGGCTAGCGGTGGGCGCCAGTCCTCTGGGTCAGCTGGCCGCCTCGCCTCTGCTCGGCCTGTGGGCCAACCGGGCTGGCAGCGCCCGTGCGCCCATGCTGGCGACGCTAGCGTTGTTCGTGCTGGCGTCCACGTTGTACGCGCAGCTTCACCTCACGCGGCCGCACGCTCACCACTGGATGCTAGCAGCGCGGGCTCTCGTTGGGATTAGCTCGG CAAACGTCGCGGTGGCGCGCTCGTACCTGTCGGCCGCCACTCGCGAAAGTGAGCGGACACGCGCGGTGGCGGGGGCCTCGCTGGCGCAGGTGCTGGGCTTCGTGGTGGGGCCGGCGATGCAGGCCGCCGCCGCGCCCCTGGGGCCCGGCGAGCCGTACCCGCCTCCCGGTTCCTACGCCCAGCCATTGCGACTCGACATGTACACTGCCGCCGGCTGGATCAACGCAGTTCTGGGCCTCATCAACTTTATACTCTTCATGCCTTTTTGCTTCAAAGAGAAGAAAATTGCGGCTCGAGAAGCGATGCTCGCCCAAGGGAAGGAGACGG AGAAAGAAGCTTTAAAGGCGATTAAACCAGACTACGTGAGCAGTTGGACGCTGGTTGCTGCGTTTTTCGTTCTCGTGTTCAACTTCGTCCTGCTTGAGACCCTGGCCACGTCGCTGACCATGGACCAGTTCGCGTGGAGCAAGAAACAGGCGTTGGAGTACATGGGCGCGCTCATGAGCGCCGGGGCTCTTGTTGCCTGCGCCGTGTTTGCGCTCATTGGGCCGCTTACGAAGATCTTTGAGGAGAG AGCGTTGTTGCTGTGGGGCGGATTTCTTCTAACGGGCATGGCCTCCGTATTCTGCATTCCGTGGGGTCCGGGTCCCCCCCCACTGGCGCCAGAGTCGCTGGAGGCGAGCGGCGGCTGTCCGCAGAGTTCACAGCCTTGGTGTGCCACCTCTCGCGGACTCACACTCACGCAGTTTCTGCTGGGCTACACGTGCGTCTCCATCGGGTACCCCCTGGGCGTTACCCTCATCCAGACCATTTTCTCTAAG GTGCTCGGGCCGCGGCCGCAGGGCGTGTGGATGGGCGTGCTGACGGGCGCGGGCTGCGTGTCGCGCGCGCTCGGGCCCGTGTTCGTGTCGGCCGTGTACGCGCGCCGCGGGCCCGACGCCACGTTCGCGAGCACGGCCGCGCTCACCTTCGCGGCGCTGGCGGCGCTGCGCCTCGTGTACGCGCGCCTgcgcccgccgcccgcgcccgccgcgccgcgcgaGCTGCGCCCCTTCGCCGCGCCCGACGCCGCGCCCGACGCCGCGCCCGACGCCGCGCCCGGCGCCGGAGCGTGA
- the LOC124543637 gene encoding uncharacterized protein LOC124543637, with protein sequence MLAPRPIFSRLLQQTARRYHAGHDFKPPSMDELPVPQGSWQAQYDANQRRYNSILLFGIAFGVGSVILAKASGLLYLNYAPPKSLD encoded by the exons ATGCTCGCGCCACGACCCATTTTCTCCCGTTTATTGCAACAAACTG CTCGCCGCTACCATGCTGGACATGACTTCAAGCCACCCAGCATGGATGAGCTGCCCGTACCTCAAGGATCTTGGCAGGCACAGTATGATGCTAACCAGCGTCGCTACAACTCTATCCTCCTCTTCGGAATTGCTTTCGGTGTGGGATCTGTGATCctt GCAAAAGCATCAGGACTTCTGTACCTTAACTACGCTCCACCAAAATCTTTGGATTAA
- the LOC124543636 gene encoding exocyst complex component 1, with translation MKLEETSVYGDSAISAEVFNASGRQQRLSAEGGSLTLSEGNARLRSWPLHVVRIKTDTSGGVSIEAGGETLTWSCTDERSRIALAQMAQAAHSAPVGPPSDAALAALLEDAEPDDTDAERRVKRLGERLARLDALNVGGMLAAATEGGGAQLATRLEAGSAAGAALSARLSRLEALTRAAPAALHARSGAARADAAARALLVELHEIYEWLDAPALRDLDSLSEISLASTEGRARALSAAEALRNALRGERTAAPARLRLGAVRERLRRLERARDALAAALARHLNNALIHLANEAHAPAAPRRRHHADLQPYAPFMRWLKDMDEKAHDGLVKVYVGTWSRVYEREVHAACESARAALAHAPPERIDDLLDEVLTLVETVCNAEQDFCTQFFHLDVDVKGEAGDGERSEKSDGGERAEARRAAGAAGEARRLRADLFPALEHELVALVAHVERHEPYGAMRALACVGRRVLGEGGEGGAGGEGGAGGAGEARWARAALAAVAVAAKRGADRAVADRLAALPDAVKQAARKPKCGILSFIPELEEMSAVCEEIFARGRRADLDRWYLSLATAMLRAIQQAEHPRTPRAVVQLENYHRLHACVSALRVPALDALRRDAKARYADALRHYVTQYFGRPLEKLAQFFEGVGEAVAAGVREDEVCYRAAFSKHELRRLLALYPAHEVRKSLHRLYRTVEKHLSEEGGLLQVVWRAMQEEFIAQHVALQARIAACYPGAGLALPLSTQDILDAFSDIAREH, from the exons atgaaactgGAAGAGACATCTGTTTATGGCGACAGCGCAATTAGCGCGGAGGTGTTCAACGCTAGTGGACGACAGCAGAGGCTGAGTGCGGAGGGCGGTTCGCTGACTCTGAGCGAAGGAAATGCTCGTCTGCGTTCCTGGCCGCTACATGTTGTTCGGATCAAAACTGATACCTCG GGTGGAGTAAGTATCGAGGCCGGCGGAGAGACGCTTACATGGAGCTGCACCGACGAGCGGTCGCGCATCGCACTGGCGCAGATGGCGCAAGCGGCGCATTCCGCGCCCGTGGGCCCGCCCTCCGACGCGGCGCTCGCCGCCTTGCTGGAGGACGCGGAGCCCGACGACACGGACGCGGAGCGCCGCGTCAAGCGGCTGGGCGAGCGCCTGGCGCGCCTCGACGCGCTCAACGTCGGGGGCATGCTGGCCGCGGCCACGGAGGGCGGCGGAGCGCAACTCGCTACTAGACTGGAAG CCGGCAGTGCGGCGGGGGCGGCGCTGTCGGCGCGCCTGTCTCGGCTGGAGGCGCTGACTCGCGCAGCGCCGGCAGCTCTGCACGCGCGCTCCGGCGCCGCGAGGGCCGACGCCGCCGCGAGGGCGCTCCTCGTCGAACTTCATGAGATATACGAGTGGCTCGACGCACCCGCGCTGAGGGATCTCGATTCTCTGTCAGAA ATATCGTTGGCGAGCACCGAGGGCCGAGCGCGTGCGCTGAGCGCAGCGGAGGCGCTACGGAACGCGCTGCGCGGCGAGCGCACCGCGGCGCCGGCGCGGCTCCGGCTGGGCGCCGTGCGCGAGAGGCTGCGGCGCCTCGAGCGCGCGCGCGACGCGCTGGCGGCGGCGCTGGCCCGCCACCTCAACAACGCGCTCATCCACCTCGCCAACGAGGCgcacgcgcccgccgcgccgcgccgccgccaccACGCCGACCTGCAGCCCTACGCGCCCTTCATGCGCTGGCTCAAGGACATGGACGAGAAGGCTCACGACGGGCTCGTCAAG GTGTACGTGGGGACGTGGTCGCGGGTGTACGAGCGCGAGGTGCACGCGGCGTGCGAGTCGGCACGCGCGGCGCTCGCGCACGCGCCGCCCGAGCGCATCGACGACCTCCTCGACGAG GTGCTGACTCTGGTCGAGACGGTCTGCAACGCCGAGCAAGACTTCTGCACTCAATTCTTCCACTTGGACGTCGACGTGAAG GGCGAGGCGGGCGACGGCGAGCGCAGCGAGAAGAGCGACGGCGGCGAGCGCGCGgaggcgcggcgcgcggcgggcgcggcgggcgagGCGCGGCGCCTGCGCGCCGACCTGTTCCCCGCGCTGGAGCACGAGCTGGTCGCGCTCGTCGCGCACGTCGAGCGCCACGAGCCCTA CGGCGCGATGCGAGCGCTGGCGTGCGTGGGGCGGCGCGTGCTGGGCGAGGGCGGCGAggggggcgcgggcggcgagggcggcgcggggggcgcgggcgaGGCGCGGTGGGCGCGCGCGGCGCTGGCGGCCGTGGCGGTGGCGGCCAAGCGCGGCGCCGACCGCGCCGTCGCCGACCGCCTCGCCGCGCTGCCCGACGCCGTCAAGCAG GCCGCGCGCAAGCCGAAGTGCGGCATCCTGAGCTTCATACCGGAGTTGGAGGAGATGAGCGCGGTGTGCGAGGAGATATTCGCGCGAGGCCGCCGAGCCGACCTCGATCGCTGGTACCTGTCGCTGGCGACGGCCATGTTGCGCGCGATTCAGCAGGCGGAGCATCCCCGCACGCCTCGCGCCGTCGTGCAGCTCGAGAACTACCACAGACTGCACGCGTGCGTGAGCGCGCTGCGCGTGCCCGCGCTGGACGCGCTGCGGCGCGACGCCAAGGCGCGCTACGCGGACGCGCTGCGCCACTACGTGACGCAGTACTTCGGGCGGCCTCTCGAGAAGCTCGCGCAGTTCTTCGAGGGCGTGGGCGAGGCGGTGGCGGCCGGCGTGCGGGAGGACGAGGTGTGCTACCGCGCCGCCTTCAGCAAGCACGAGCTGCGGCGCCTGCTGGCGCTCTACCCCGCGCACGAGG TGCGTAAATCATTGCACCGCCTGTACCGAACTGTGGAGAAACACTTGAGCGAAGAAGGCGGGCTGCTGCAGGTGGTGTGGCGCGCCATGCAGGAGGAGTTCATCGCGCAGCACGTCGCGCTGCAG GCGCGCATAGCGGCGTGCTACCCGGGCGCGGGGCTGGCGCTGCCGCTGAGCACGCAGGACATCCTCGACGCCTTCTCCGACATCGCGCGCGAGCACTGA
- the LOC124543549 gene encoding prefoldin subunit 2: MAKTSGKGGKAKSSEIFAGFQNLRSEQRQLANKISELEMDLNEHKIVIETLQAVEPGRKCFRMVGGVVVERTVADVLPELEGNKERLPQVLQALHEQLAKKGQEINDYIEKHDIKVQRGSENSSEVPREDAPAKSNVLVASG; this comes from the exons ATGGCTAAAACTTCGGGCAAAGGTGGTAAAGCGAAATCTAGTGAAATTTTCGCGGGATTTCAAAACTTACGCAGCGAACAAAGACAACTCGCCAATAAAATATCTGAACTAGAAATGGACTTAAATGAGCACAA GATAGTCATTGAGACACTACAGGCGGTGGAACCTGGTCGCAAATGTTTCAGAATGGTAGGAGGTGTTGTGGTAGAGCGCACTGTTGCAGACGTATTACCAGAATTAGAAGGAAATAAAGAACGCCTACCACAAGTATTGCAg GCCCTACATGAGCAGCTAGCGAAAAAAGGACAAGAAATTAATGACTACATAGAAAAACACGATATCAAGGTTCAAAGAGGCTCAGAGAATTCCAGTGAGGTTCCTCGAGAAGACGCACCTGCTAAATCCAATGTACTCGTTGCAAGCGGCTGA